The Methanococcoides sp. AM1 DNA window AAATCCTTCAGGAACACCATGAGTCATGAAGAATGCTATGCCCTTACCAGCTACATTCTCTTTTACGAATTTTGAAACATTCTCCGGAACATTGAATTGTAATACAGGAAAACCTACGAAGACAAGGTCATAACCTTCAAAGTTGGTTAGATCCTTAATATCTTTGATGTCCTTTTCACCAGCAATTTCATCATAAATAGCTTCTGCGATCTTCTTTGTATTTCCTGTCTGTGTCATATATGCTACTAATGTTTTCATGAACTCCCACCTTATAATTGATATAAAAGGTAGGCTGTACAAATTTATAAAGATGAGGGTTGATAAAATGTACCAACATTAAATAAGTACAGAAAAAAGTAATCGTTTTGATAATTTCTTCGGTTCAGATAATATTGAACAAAACTTGTATTGATATTCGATGCATTTTTATCAAATATTATTTAATAAGTATATTGTAAAATTTGCAACTAATGCAAGTTAAATCAACTTGAATGGGAGAGAATAACAATGGTAGCGATAGTTAACAGGGACGAATGTGTAGGATGCGGAGTATGTGTAGATGATTGCCCAGCCGAAGCAATTACAATGGACGAAGAAAACATCGCTGTAGTAGATGCTGGTAAATGTACTGAATGTGGTATATGTGTGGACTCCTGTCCATCCGAAGCAATTTCAATGGAATAAACAAGTTTATTCCATTTGTCTTTCTATTTTTCATATTCGGCATAAGGCAGGCCAATGATCGTCTTCCTCAACAGATCAGATCAACACCAACTTTTAATGTTAATATAACATTGACATATATTGTATTTTATTATTTTTCTAAAGTGCGTTGACAGGAGATGTTATTTGTGTCGAGAAATATGTGTACATGGAAAAAAGATGACATCAGAGACAGGGAAGATGAATTCAAAGAACTTGTCACAGGTGCAAAATTCTACTGCAAAAACTGTGGAAGGGCATCAAACGATATGAAGTACCTTTGCAGACCTGGAAAACTCTAAAGCGATCCTGGAGCACATTATCAATATGATCGTGATTTCCTAAGGGTTATTTCTCCATGTCTGTGACATCATTTTGATTGCGTGCTTGATTTCAATTTTTCAACACTACCACGACCTCATCACAGAGGACTCTCAGAGCCATCCATTGAGGAAACTTCGCAATCCTTCATCCTTCAGACCAATGATCTGTTCACCCTCAAGAACTGTGAAACCTTCCCTTACGCTCTTTGAGATATGTTTTCCAAGAGAACATCCGCCAACTTCTGACTCCAGAAATACAACTGCATCGGTATATTTGCGAGGGATCTCAGCAACATAGAACCCATCCTGAATTGTCAGGGAGTAAGCATCCGGATTATCAACATATTTTGACCTGAATGCCTCGGCATGAGCTCGCACCCATACAGGTGGCCCCCTGTGCCTTTTCACATCCGGCAGGGTCTTTGACAACAGTTCCAGGAATACAACCGAATCCTCACCACTCCATTTACCGGCCTTCAGAACGGTAAATTCATTCTTCTCAAGCATTGGTACGATGGAATGCTCCATCTTCGCAAATTGCGGATAGAAAATATCATCCACAACATCAGGTGTCTTGAAAACAATAGCTATCAATGAGGTAACACGTGTTTTCATCCTGTCTAGCAACTCTGCGTCAGAGATTGGAGGTTCTGCAGAAGCGAAGAACATGCTTTCATCGGGAGTGTCAAGGAAGCTCCTGGAAACATCGATGAACGTGCAGAACTTGTCCAAGGACAGTGCAGCAGCCACATTCCTTCTTGGGTCTGTGGGATCAATAACAACAAGAGGGTCCTCGAATTTTTGGGCACCGTGTTCCATGAGATCTAGAAGCAGACCCGGACGCCATTCACAAGCAGCCTCCAGCACTTTTTCGAAAGAACCGTAGTTGATCACCAGAAGCTCTGTGAGATAACCTGAGAAACCTTCGGTCTTGAGCTCGGAGCCATAGACACCTGTGCCTTTCATGAACTGCTTGAGCAACAGTACATCGTCCTCGCGACCATTGAGATGAGCCTTTATGAACTCATTATGGAAAGGTGTCCTGTCAACTGCGGAGAGGATGCATGATGCACTGGAAACACTGTAACATGGAACAAGGTCAACATCAAAGCCACTGTACCTCATCTTGACATAAGGATGCTCTGCATAGTGCTCATCCCACTCCTGTGCCTCTTTTGCTATCTGCCGACCAACGGACAGACCATAGCTTTCAAGGTCCTCGCGGCTTGTGGTGTCAGGGAACATGATGAATATATCAAGGTCATGGGTTCCGGATATCCAGGTACCTCGGGCAGCCGAGCCTACAAGCTGGGTCTTTACACCGGTCAGGCCGACCTTGAAGGTAATGCAATCGATCTTGTACATCAGTTCATCAGCAACTTTGGTCAGACGTGCCCTTTCTTCATCTGATGGCTTGATCTTATCCAAAATTCTGTTTTTGATATCTTCCATGTTCATTCTCTCGATGATAGTCCTTGTACGTACTACTCCTCAAAAGTATAAAACCATTTGAGATGAACGATCCGGGATCCGGATCCATTCGGTCTTTAATGCTCTATTCGGGTATTGGATTTGCCAAAACATGCTTTGTCCGAAAATTGATTCAAATAGATGCAAGGTTGATGACTTTTTCCCAGAGAGATTGTCAAGCCAAGATCACAACCAGTTGACAAAAGTCCTTTAGCTCCCACTCTTATATTCTATATTTTTTGAGCAAATGCGGCTATGGTTCAACCCCTACATTCACACAGTTACCATATTTGCGCGATGTCTTAATATACAACTTAATTGAAATATATTGACAATGTTGGATGTGGGGACAAATGCGAATGAAATCATATAAAATACACTATATTGCAATAACAATTATCTTTTTGATAGTAACATCGAATAGTGTAGCAGCGAGTACAATTATTGTCGACGATAGTGGAAATGAAGATTATACTACCATTCAGGCAGCCGTCAACGCATCAAACAATGGTGATACAGTTCTTGTTTATCCTGGAAGATATTCAGAAAACGTTGATGTGGACAAGGAGTTAGCGATAATCGCAAAAACTCAAAATCCAGATGATACGA harbors:
- a CDS encoding flavodoxin family protein, whose amino-acid sequence is MKTLVAYMTQTGNTKKIAEAIYDEIAGEKDIKDIKDLTNFEGYDLVFVGFPVLQFNVPENVSKFVKENVAGKGIAFFMTHGVPEGFEAIKSWTGSLKDIAAKGNLLGTFECQGEIAQHVLDMLEKSDDPEMKAFAALGPAAKGQPDESHLQKAKEFAKEIQAKVQ
- a CDS encoding 4Fe-4S binding protein; the protein is MVAIVNRDECVGCGVCVDDCPAEAITMDEENIAVVDAGKCTECGICVDSCPSEAISME
- the cca gene encoding CCA tRNA nucleotidyltransferase produces the protein MEDIKNRILDKIKPSDEERARLTKVADELMYKIDCITFKVGLTGVKTQLVGSAARGTWISGTHDLDIFIMFPDTTSREDLESYGLSVGRQIAKEAQEWDEHYAEHPYVKMRYSGFDVDLVPCYSVSSASCILSAVDRTPFHNEFIKAHLNGREDDVLLLKQFMKGTGVYGSELKTEGFSGYLTELLVINYGSFEKVLEAACEWRPGLLLDLMEHGAQKFEDPLVVIDPTDPRRNVAAALSLDKFCTFIDVSRSFLDTPDESMFFASAEPPISDAELLDRMKTRVTSLIAIVFKTPDVVDDIFYPQFAKMEHSIVPMLEKNEFTVLKAGKWSGEDSVVFLELLSKTLPDVKRHRGPPVWVRAHAEAFRSKYVDNPDAYSLTIQDGFYVAEIPRKYTDAVVFLESEVGGCSLGKHISKSVREGFTVLEGEQIIGLKDEGLRSFLNGWL